A segment of the Pseudomonas serboccidentalis genome:
ATCCAATAACCGAGATACACCGCCTCCAGCCCCAACCGCTGACTTTCGGCGATTTGCCACAGGATCGCGAAACGACCCAGGCTGCGACGCTCTTCGTCGGGTTCGTAAAAGGTGTAGACCGCCGACAGGCCGTTGGGCAGCAGATCGGTCACCGCGACGGCGAGTAACCGTCCGTCGAGACGAAATTCATAGAAGCGCGAGAAGGGCAGGTCGCGCACCAGAAAGGTCGAGAACTGATCGCGGCTCGGTGGGTACATGTCGCCGTCGGCATGCCGCTGTTCGATATAGCGCTGGTACAGATCGAAATATTCTTCGCTGAAGTGCGGTTTTATCGGGCGTACCTGCAGATCGGCATTGCGTTTGAAAATGCGTTTCTGCTGGCGGTTGGGGTTGAACTGCGCCACCGGGATGCGCGCAGGCACGCACGCATTGCAATTCTGGCAATGGGGCCGATACAGATGATCGCCGCTGCGACGAAAGCCCATTTCCGACAGATCTGCGTAGACGTGCACATCCATGGGCTGGCTCGGGTCGAGAAACAGCGTCGTCGCCTGCTCCTCGGGCAGATAACTGCAGGAATGCGGCTGAGTGGCATAGAACTTCAAGCGCGCCAACTCGGTCATGATCAACCCTCGGGATAAGCTGGTGAATTAAGTGTAAGCCACGCGCGCAAAAGTCGCTCAGCAAACCCAGGTGGCGCGACTGGGTTGATCCAGGTGGCGGGCCAGATAGCCGGCGAATTCGTGGCGGGGGATCGCCCGGGCGCCGAGGCTGTGCAGATGATCGGTCGGCATCTGGCAGTCAATCAGGACGAATCCTGCGTCTTTCAGGTGTCGCACGAGAGTGGCAAAGCCGTATTTGGAGGCGTTGTCGGCGCGGCTGAACATCGATTCGCCGAAAAACAGCTGTCCCATCGCCAGGCCATACAGGCCGCCGACCAGTTGGCTCTGATCCCAGACCTCGACCGAGTGGGCGAAGCCGCGTCGGTGCAGTTCCAGATAGGCGTCCTGCATGGCTTCGGTGATCCAGGTGCCGTCGGCGTAATCCCGCGGTGCAGCGCAGGCGCGAATCACCGCGTCGAAATCCTGATCGAAGGTCACCTGATAGCGTTCCTTGCGCAGCAGTTTGCCAAGGCTGCGCGAGACATGCAGTTCGTCGGGAAACAACACGGTACGAGGATCCGGTGACCACCAGAGAATCGGTTGGCCCTCGGAAAACCACGGAAAGCAGCCGTGGCGATATGCCTGAATCAGCCGATCGGCCGACAGATCGCCACCGGCGGCGAGCAATCCGTTGGGGTCGCGCATGGCCTTTTCCAGCGGCGGAAAAGTCAGGGAGTTACGTTGTAACCAAGTCAGCATGGCATTCAGGCTTGCAGAAGGGGAGGGCGGTGCGGGCTGTATGGCCCGCGATAAAGTGTGCCGTTAAATGACAGGAATGTCGTCCAGATACTTCTCCGCGTCCAGTGCCGCCATGCAACCGGCCCCGGCCGAGGTCACGGCCTGGCGGTAAACGTGGTCGGCCACATCGCCGGCAGCGAAGACGCCGGGGATCTCGGTGGACGTGGCGTCGCCGTCACTGCCGCCCTTGACCCGCAAATAGCCGTCGCGCATCGACAGCTGGCCCTGGAACAGATCGGTGTTGGGTTTGTGACCAATCGCGATGAACACGCCGGCCAGCGCCAGATCACGGGTTTCGCCGGTACGACTGTCCCGCAGACGGGCGCCAGTCACGCCGCTGGCGTCGCCCAGTACTTCGTCCAGATTCTGGTTCCAGTGCAGGCGAACGTTGCCATTGGCGGCTTTTTCGAACAGTTTGTCCTGGAGGATTTTCTCCGAGCGCAACTTGTCGCGCCGGTGGATCAGATGCACTTCTTTGGCGATGTTCGACAGATACAGCGCTTCCTCGACAGCGGTGTTGCCGCCGCCGACCACCGCGACCACCTGATTACGGTAGAAAAAACCGTCACAGGTCGCGCAGGCTGAAACGCCTTTGCCGGCGAAGGCTTCTTCAGAGGGCAGGCCCAGATACTGCGCCGAGGCGCCAGTAGCGATGATCAGCGCGTCGCAGCTGTAAGTGCCGCTGTCGCCGATGAGTTCGAACGGGCGCTGCTGCAACTTGGCGGTGTGGATGTGGTCGTAAACGATCTCTGTGGCAAAGCGTTCGGCGTGTTTCTGCATGCGCTCCATCAACACCGGACCGGTCAGACCTTCGACGTCCCCGGGCCAGTTGTCGACTTCGACGGTGGTGGTGAGCTGGCCACCGGCCTGCAGCCCGGTAATGACCACCGGTTTGAGGTTGGCGCGCGCGGCGTACACGGCGGCGCTGTAACCAGCAGGGCCGGAGCCGAGAATGATCAGGCGTGAATGCTTCGCTGCGTTCATCAAATACACCTCATAAGCCTTTGTCACAAAAGACAATGCATGCTCAAATTGAACCGCAGGATTTGTGCGGTTGGCTATGCTCAGCTATGGGGTTTGAAGCATGGCATCAGCCGCACAAACCCGTACAATGCCGGGCTGTTACAGGATATTTGCCGAGCGCTGTGTTTATGGCTGT
Coding sequences within it:
- a CDS encoding arginyltransferase; its protein translation is MTELARLKFYATQPHSCSYLPEEQATTLFLDPSQPMDVHVYADLSEMGFRRSGDHLYRPHCQNCNACVPARIPVAQFNPNRQQKRIFKRNADLQVRPIKPHFSEEYFDLYQRYIEQRHADGDMYPPSRDQFSTFLVRDLPFSRFYEFRLDGRLLAVAVTDLLPNGLSAVYTFYEPDEERRSLGRFAILWQIAESQRLGLEAVYLGYWIKNCKKMNYKTQYRPIELLINQRWVILN
- the aat gene encoding leucyl/phenylalanyl-tRNA--protein transferase — encoded protein: MLTWLQRNSLTFPPLEKAMRDPNGLLAAGGDLSADRLIQAYRHGCFPWFSEGQPILWWSPDPRTVLFPDELHVSRSLGKLLRKERYQVTFDQDFDAVIRACAAPRDYADGTWITEAMQDAYLELHRRGFAHSVEVWDQSQLVGGLYGLAMGQLFFGESMFSRADNASKYGFATLVRHLKDAGFVLIDCQMPTDHLHSLGARAIPRHEFAGYLARHLDQPSRATWVC
- the trxB gene encoding thioredoxin-disulfide reductase codes for the protein MNAAKHSRLIILGSGPAGYSAAVYAARANLKPVVITGLQAGGQLTTTVEVDNWPGDVEGLTGPVLMERMQKHAERFATEIVYDHIHTAKLQQRPFELIGDSGTYSCDALIIATGASAQYLGLPSEEAFAGKGVSACATCDGFFYRNQVVAVVGGGNTAVEEALYLSNIAKEVHLIHRRDKLRSEKILQDKLFEKAANGNVRLHWNQNLDEVLGDASGVTGARLRDSRTGETRDLALAGVFIAIGHKPNTDLFQGQLSMRDGYLRVKGGSDGDATSTEIPGVFAAGDVADHVYRQAVTSAGAGCMAALDAEKYLDDIPVI